AACCGACCGTTACCCAAAGGTAAAATATCGACAACCAAAGCGGCTGCATTTGCGGTGTCTCTCGGAGCCCTAGGCTTTGTGGTACTGTATGCCTTAGTCAATCCCCTAACCGCTTGGCTGACGTTTGCCAGTTTAATCGGCTACGCCTTGGTGTATACCGCTTACCTTAAACGAGCAACTTCACAAAATATCGTTATCGGCGGATTAGCAGGCGCTATGCCACCATTGCTTGGCTGGACCGCGATAACCAATGAAATGCATGGTTACGCCCTATTACTTGTGATTATTATCTTCACTTGGACCCCACCGCATTTTTGGGCGTTAGCGATTCACCGCCGTAAAGAATATGCCAAAGTTGATATTCCAATGCTCCCTGTAACGCACGGGGTAGAATTTACCAAAACCTGTATTTTGCTTTACACTATTTTACTCGCCATTGCCTGTTTACTGCCTGTTTTAGTCGGTATGTGTGGTCCAATATATTTGGTCGGCTCTACCCTACTCAGTTGTGGCTTTATCTATAAAGCGTGGCAGTTAAAGTTTCATGATTATCCAGAACTGTCGATGCAGGTATTTAAATTCTCAATTTATCATTTAATGGTGTTATTCATTGTTCTATTAGTAGACCATTATTTTTGGGTAAACACTTAACCTAAAAAAGGAAGTATATTGAAAATAATCATAGCATTAGGGCTGATATTATTAGCCATAGGCGGAGGTGTTGCTTACCAAAAGATGCAAACAGAACCTATGGTACTGGCAACCAGTTATGTATTTGAACAGCAGCGGGCATTAGCACCATTTACATTAGCAGACCAGTACGGCAACACCTTCAATAACCAATCATTGCAAGGTAAATGGAGCTTATTTTTTATTGGTTACACTGCTTGCCCTGATGTATGCCCTACTACCTTGAATAAACTCGCCGCGGCTTATCCACAGCTACAAAAAATAGCCAAGAATATACAAGTGGTGTTTGTGTCGGCAGATCCTAAACGCGACACTCAAGCGAAACGTTTGGATTACATCAATTTTTTTAATCAGGATTTTATAGCGGTTACTGCACAACACGCTGATTTGTTTCCCTTCAGTCGTGACTTAGGCTTTGTATACGCTATGGTTGGAGACGGTAGCGACTATCAGGTAGACCATAGCGCATCTTATGTATTAGTTTCCCCCCGAGTAGAAAAGATTGCGGTATTTAAACCAAAACCTCAACCCGGCCAATTAGCGCAAATTCTTAATGCAGAACTGATTGCTGACTTTGAGCAAATAGTAAAATCCTGGCAATAGCGCGGACTCATTAACCGCAACGGTAACTAACTGAGATAACATTATTCTTCAAGCCACTGCCCATTATCTTGTGGGCGGATCCACGCTTGTGAAAACCAATAATAACCGGTTTTTGTTTTGCTCGGTGCCGTACAATTATAACGCGAACGTCCTGGGGCTAAATCTGATGATGCCTGAATCGATAAGCGATTTTTACTTAACCAAATGGGCTTTTTAGGGCCTTGCCCTTGAATAAAACACATCACCTGATGTGGATAAATATCTTCAGTATCGAGGGTTAATATCAACTTAGGTCGCCATTGGCCGGATACAAGTAGAGGGTCGCTTATATTTTGCTTAGTTACAGGCATAGGTAAACTGGAAAATTTAACCTTTAAACTCGCCAAATCAGCGTAAGCATTGGCCACAGGGAAACGCGGTAACGCCGTTAATGAAGCATACTCTCCAGCGGCCCCCGATTGCTGACCAAAACCAACAAAGCCGTGTTTAGTCAAAATAGCTTCTAACTTGCTAGTGTATTCGCCGTAAGGATAAGCAAACATTTTTACGCTTTGGCCAGTACGTTTTAAGATCTCGGCTTCCGTTGCGAGAATATTGTCTTCAACTCGTGCTTGCCATTGGTCTTGGGTTTCTTTACCTTGGCGACGAATTAAATGTTCATGCCCCCAACTGTGATTCGCTATTGTCACCCCTTGCTCTGACAGAGTGTTAATATCTTGCCAGCTCATCATCCCTTGGTAACCTGCTTCAATCGGAGCAACAGAAATAAATACCGTATATGGAAACTTGTGTGTGGCTAAAATAGGTGCAGCATTTTGAATAATGCTGTCATAGCCATCATCAAAGGTAATCACAATACTTTTATGATTTAAGGTCGTGTTATGCTTAATACTAGCAACAGCATCGGTTAAAGAAATAACCGTAAAATCATTATCAGCTAAATACTGCATTTGCTCAGCAAACTGACTCGGGGTCACACTGGTACTTTTAGGCGTGTTTTCAGACACATGATGATACTGTAAAATAACCACTGCATTGGCATCTAAATGCAATACACTCAAACTGAGCAATGCCAACCATAACGCTATTTTCTTAACCATGATTATTCATACCTATGTCAGTTAGTACACTACTGTTAAATCGCCAAAAAAATCGTCAATTATTGGCATTAGCAACACCTATGATCCTGTCTAATATTACCATTCCGCTCTTAGGATTAGTTGATACAGCTGTGATTGGGCATCTAGGACACGCTTATTATCTTGGTGGCGTAGCCTTAGGAAGTACCATCATCACCTTGATGATATGGTTGCTTGGTTTTTTACGTATGTCCACCACCGGACTTGTCGCGCAAGCCTTCGGGGCTAATGATACCTCAACTCAGCAACAATTACTGATACAAGGCTGCAGCTTAGCATTAACCTTAGGTTTCGTTGGCGTCATGCTGCAATCTCCTCTGCTCAATTTAGCGCTCAGTCTCAGTGATGCCAGTGAGCAAGTCATGCTCTATTGCCGCCAGTATGTGTCGATTCGAATCTGGTCCTTGCCTTTTGCCCTAACCAATTTAGTGCTACTGGGTTGGTTGCTTGGGCGCCAAAAGCCCAAAGCGGCTATGTGGCAGCTGATTATCGCCAACAGCGTCAATATTATTCTCGATATTGTATTTGTCATGGTATTTAAATGGAATGTGCAAGGCGCGGCATTAGCATCGGTTATTGCTGACATCTGTGCTTTTTCAGTGGCATTAGTCATGGTTAAACGCCAACTTATTGATATGGGTGGACTCAAATTAAGCCAGGTTATCGCGCATTTATCTTGGCGCGGTTATGCTCGTTTACTCACCTTAAATCGTGATATTTTTATTCGCAGTTTATGCTTACAAGCCGCGTTTAGCTTTATGACTTTTTATGGTGCCGGCTTAGGTGACAATATTATTGCCGCTAATGCCGTGCTGCTTAATTTACTGATGCTGATCTCTTATGCATTAGACGGCATAGCCTATTACGCCGAAGCAGAAGTGGGCCGCGCATTTGGGCAAAAAAATCCAACCTTACTCCATGACAGCGTAGTGTTAGCTTTTTGCTGGTCGGCAATAGTGGCAGGATTATTTAGCCTACTATTTTGGTTGGCAGGGCCGTGGATAATTCAGCTATTAACCAACATAGAAGCGGTGCAAGATACTGCCAATAATTACTTAATCTGGCTCATTTTTATGCCTATATTGGCGTTTGGCTGCTATTTATTTGATGGGGTATATATTGGCGCGGCACAAGGACAAACCATGCGAAATAGTATGATAATCGCGACCTTTGCAGTTTACTTTCCGAGTTGGTACCTGTTGCAAGCTTGGGGCAACCACAGCCTTTGGGCTGCGATGTCGATATTCATGCTATGTCGAAGTGTAACACTCGGCTGGCACTATTATTATAAACTCAGGTATCAACTGGTGAGCGTATAATATATTGAAGACCTCGCTATAAAAATGTAACATCCTAACAACATTTTATCGCTCTTCAAACGGATCTTTAATGAAACGGATTTTATGGCTTGTTGTTAGTTTATGTCTATTTTCGCATAGCTCTTTTGCCAACCCCCTGCCTGTAGAAGCCTTCGCCAGCATCCCAGATGTCCGCTTTGTTAGCTTATCACCAGACGGAAAAAAAATAGCATCTCTCATTCGAGTCAGTACTAATGAGCTTGAAGGTCAAGTACTCTCTATTCGCGACATTAAAACCAATAAAGATATTTTCCCATTACAGACTGACAACCAAAAATTTGTCATCTTATCGTTAACCTGGGCAAATGATGATGTCATCTTAATCGAATCTAAATATCCTTCTATTCGTCGAGGCATACCCACAACCGAAACCCGCTTAATGAAATACACACTGAGCGACAACAAAACCACAAGTGTCTTTTCTAATCACTCGCTATCGCGCTTTTACGGGTATGGGTTACCGCAATTACAAGCATCGGTTATTGACTACCTTGACAATGATCCCGGTCATATCCTAATGCAAATTAAAGGCTTAGGTTCTAAACCACAATATGAAAGCGTCATTAAAGTCAGTTTAAAAACCGGCGCTATCAAGACATTACAACCGGCACGTATGCATATTGGAGACTGGTTAACCGATAGGCAGCACAACGTGCGTATTGGTATTTATCGCGATGACACAAGCTACCGTATTTACGAGCAAAAAGCAGCGGGTGAAGATCTGCGTATATTATGGGAGTTCGAAGCGCTAGCAGAAGATGTCATCTGGCCTATCGGTTTCGACCATGATCCTAATATCTTGTATATCAGCGCCTATCATCAAGGTCTAAAAGCCATCTTTAAAGTCAACTTAACAGACCCAAAATTGACTAAAGAGCTGGTGTTTCACAATGAAAATTACGATGTTGAAGGCTGGTTAGTTTATTCTGAACTAAAGCAAAAAGTGATTGGTTTAAGCACCGACATTGAAGGCGAATATCTGTTCTGGGATCAAGACTATATCAAGTTAAATAATGGTCTAACGGCAGCATTACCCGAGTCACACAATGCCATCACCCAGTTCAGTGATGATGAACGTCGTTACATCGTTTATGCAACTGGCCCAATTGAATCTGGGGTGTATTACTTTGGCAATAGAGATCAAAATGTACTTTACCCTGTGGCTTATCGATACAGCCAATTGCCACCAGAGATATTATCAACACCTAAAACAGTTAATTACCAGGCTCGCGATGGTTTAGCCATTGAAGCCTTTTTAACCACCCCAAAAGACGCTATCGCCAAAAACTTACCGACCATTATCTTTCCTCATGGCGGGCCAATTAGCTATGACTCAACCACCTTTGATTATTGGGCGCAGTTTTTAGCTAACCGCGGTTATGCAGTACTGCAAATGAACTTTCGTGGCTCGGCAGGTTATGGCTTCAACTTTATGAGCTCGGGTCTTAAAAACTGGGGCCTAGAGATGCAAACCGACATTGAGGATGGTGCTCACTGGCTGATAGGCCAAGGTATTAGCGATCCTAAACGCATGTGTATTGTTGGTGCGAGTTACGGCGGTTATGCCGCATTAATGGGTGTGGCTATCACACCTGATCTGTATCAATGTGCCATTAGTGTTGCGGGCGTCACAGACCTTGAAGAATTAGTTAAATCATCGCGTGGATACTACAATAGTAAAATTGTTAAAAAACAAATTGGTGATGATTACGATGATTTATATCAGCGATCACCGATTAGCAAAGTGGCCAGTATTAAGGTACCAGTGTTATTAATCCACGGTACGAAAGATCGTGTGGTGCGCGTAGAGCAAAGTGAAAAAATGTATGATGCGCTTAAGGATTTACAGAAGCCAGTAAAGTATATCGAATTAGAAAATGGCGATCATTACTTAAGTAATAACCAACACCGTCTTACTACATTTATTGAAATAGAACGCTTTTTAGCAGCTAATCTTGGAGTACAATAAAGCCAATTTAGTGTTTATCTATTATCTAATTAGTCATAATGAGAACAGCATGACCGAACAATTGATTATTACCGACCTTGAGATCGGCAAGGGTAAAGCGGCAGTAAAAGGGGCATTAATTACCACTCGCTACAGTGGACGTTTAGCCGATGGCACTCAATTTGATGCGTCAGATGCATTTCAATGTGTTATCGGCACAGGCAGAGTAATTAAAGGTTGGGACCAAGGTATTATCGGTATGAATGTTGGCGGTAAAAGACAACTATCAGTACCGGCACATTTAGCCTATGGTGAGCGTCAAATGGGTGATCGTATTCCAGCAAACTCTGATTTATTCTTTGATATAGAATTACTTGAAGTGCTCACTCGAGACGACTAATTGACATGAATATATCAGTGTAACAAACGAAAACGCGACCGGTGAGGTCGCGTTTTTTGTAGTGTGCAATTCGTTATGCTTACGCGTAAGAATGATCACCGTGTTGGTGTTCTGTCACGTCACGCACCCCAGTCAATTCTGTAGGGAACATGTCTAGTAACTGCTTCTCGATACCATCTTTTAAAGTGATATCAACTTGAGAACAACCGTTACACCCACCACCAAACTGCAATACTGCAACACCCGCGTCGGTAATTTCTACCAGCATGATGTTACCGCCATGGCTGGCAAGTTGTGGATTAATTTCTGACTGAATAACGTATTCAATACGTTCAACAAGAGGTGCATCGCCAGACACTTTACGCATTTTAGCGTTAGGTGCTTTTAAGGTTAACTGCGAACCAAGCTGATCAGTTACGAAATCAATGCTAGCATCATCTAAAAATGGCGCGCTTTTTTCATCAACCATGGCGCTAAAGCCATTAAAAGGCAGTTCAACATCATCAGCTTCAGCAGCATCGGGTGGACAATAAGACACACCACACTCTGCTTGTGCAGTACCAGGACTGATAACAAACACACGAATGTGAGTGCCTTCAGGTTGATCGGCCAATAGTTTGACGAAATGGGCCTGAGCTGTATCGGAAATGGTGATCATAAAAACCTGCTCCGTCAGGGAGTACCTGAGTAAATTAGTAAGAATTAGACCTATGATACTCTGTGTTGCATTAGCTTTGTAGTGTCCATGAGATTTGATCGTAAAAAAATGATCTAGTTCAACGTTTTTTAAGCTTACAAAAAATGCAAAACGCACTGTAATAGGGCTTGCAGCAGGTATTAGCCAATTGTTTTTATTTATAAAAAATATTGTTATTACTCAAGTCGAATTAATCTAACCTACAATCGAGCTAATCTAATAATCCCGGAGCCTCAGCCCGCGCAAGGCACCATGTTTGTACATGAACAAATTGTGCACTAAATAATCGGCTTATTTCATCTACGGTTGTACCGGTTGTCACCACATCATCAATTAACGCAACACGCTGATAAGGAATCTCCGCTTGTAACTGGAATGCGCCATGGCAGTTCTTGCGCCGCTGTTTACCCGCTAAGCCTGTTTGCGGCGCAGTATCAACCACCCGAGTTAAGCAACTGTCGTCTAGGGGAATACCCGTTAATCGGCTAAGTTGTTTCGCAATTAACCAAGCTTGGTTAAAGCCTCGCTGTCGTAAACGATTTGGATGCAAAGGCACAGGGATCAACACCTGTGGTCGCCTAATGATGCCATGTTTAATCAGTAAGGCAATTCGACAAGCTAATTGCTGAGTTATCGCGTTAAGCGGTGCACATTGTTGTTGGTATTTTATCGCGGCAATCAGAGGGCCTAATCCTTGATGATAACTGCAAGGTGCCACTACAACATTGGGCGTATGTTTAAGGCATTTACCACAATATGCTTGCAACAGTGCGATTTCACGGCCACAACCTAAACACACTTCATGTTGGTACAAACTTGCCGCTAAACACACCTGGCATACACCAGTGAGCACTTGATTAGCAAACAATTGATCATAATCCATTTGATCTATCCTTTGCTGGCACAGCAAGCAACGGTTGGGTAAACTGCCTAGTAAAATAACCCTAGCACGCTGAATGCGCTTGACGCATAAGCCTAATATGTGGGTGATGTTGATTGAATTATTGATTGACAGCATTGGCTATTCATTCCATTAAATAGACTCAAAAGAGGTGTTAACCGTGAGTTTTCCTGCATTGCATATTGATACCCTAGGCTCACAAGGCCAAGACATAGTGCTATTACACGGTTGGGGCGTGAATAACCAAGTCTTTAGTCCGTTAAAAAGCGCCTTGCACCA
The Shewanella vesiculosa DNA segment above includes these coding regions:
- a CDS encoding SCO family protein, which translates into the protein MLKIIIALGLILLAIGGGVAYQKMQTEPMVLATSYVFEQQRALAPFTLADQYGNTFNNQSLQGKWSLFFIGYTACPDVCPTTLNKLAAAYPQLQKIAKNIQVVFVSADPKRDTQAKRLDYINFFNQDFIAVTAQHADLFPFSRDLGFVYAMVGDGSDYQVDHSASYVLVSPRVEKIAVFKPKPQPGQLAQILNAELIADFEQIVKSWQ
- the dinF gene encoding MATE family efflux transporter DinF, whose product is MSVSTLLLNRQKNRQLLALATPMILSNITIPLLGLVDTAVIGHLGHAYYLGGVALGSTIITLMIWLLGFLRMSTTGLVAQAFGANDTSTQQQLLIQGCSLALTLGFVGVMLQSPLLNLALSLSDASEQVMLYCRQYVSIRIWSLPFALTNLVLLGWLLGRQKPKAAMWQLIIANSVNIILDIVFVMVFKWNVQGAALASVIADICAFSVALVMVKRQLIDMGGLKLSQVIAHLSWRGYARLLTLNRDIFIRSLCLQAAFSFMTFYGAGLGDNIIAANAVLLNLLMLISYALDGIAYYAEAEVGRAFGQKNPTLLHDSVVLAFCWSAIVAGLFSLLFWLAGPWIIQLLTNIEAVQDTANNYLIWLIFMPILAFGCYLFDGVYIGAAQGQTMRNSMIIATFAVYFPSWYLLQAWGNHSLWAAMSIFMLCRSVTLGWHYYYKLRYQLVSV
- a CDS encoding ComF family protein, giving the protein MLSINNSINITHILGLCVKRIQRARVILLGSLPNRCLLCQQRIDQMDYDQLFANQVLTGVCQVCLAASLYQHEVCLGCGREIALLQAYCGKCLKHTPNVVVAPCSYHQGLGPLIAAIKYQQQCAPLNAITQQLACRIALLIKHGIIRRPQVLIPVPLHPNRLRQRGFNQAWLIAKQLSRLTGIPLDDSCLTRVVDTAPQTGLAGKQRRKNCHGAFQLQAEIPYQRVALIDDVVTTGTTVDEISRLFSAQFVHVQTWCLARAEAPGLLD
- a CDS encoding polysaccharide deacetylase family protein; translated protein: MVKKIALWLALLSLSVLHLDANAVVILQYHHVSENTPKSTSVTPSQFAEQMQYLADNDFTVISLTDAVASIKHNTTLNHKSIVITFDDGYDSIIQNAAPILATHKFPYTVFISVAPIEAGYQGMMSWQDINTLSEQGVTIANHSWGHEHLIRRQGKETQDQWQARVEDNILATEAEILKRTGQSVKMFAYPYGEYTSKLEAILTKHGFVGFGQQSGAAGEYASLTALPRFPVANAYADLASLKVKFSSLPMPVTKQNISDPLLVSGQWRPKLILTLDTEDIYPHQVMCFIQGQGPKKPIWLSKNRLSIQASSDLAPGRSRYNCTAPSKTKTGYYWFSQAWIRPQDNGQWLEE
- the nfuA gene encoding Fe-S biogenesis protein NfuA translates to MITISDTAQAHFVKLLADQPEGTHIRVFVISPGTAQAECGVSYCPPDAAEADDVELPFNGFSAMVDEKSAPFLDDASIDFVTDQLGSQLTLKAPNAKMRKVSGDAPLVERIEYVIQSEINPQLASHGGNIMLVEITDAGVAVLQFGGGCNGCSQVDITLKDGIEKQLLDMFPTELTGVRDVTEHQHGDHSYA
- a CDS encoding FKBP-type peptidyl-prolyl cis-trans isomerase, with the protein product MTEQLIITDLEIGKGKAAVKGALITTRYSGRLADGTQFDASDAFQCVIGTGRVIKGWDQGIIGMNVGGKRQLSVPAHLAYGERQMGDRIPANSDLFFDIELLEVLTRDD
- a CDS encoding S9 family peptidase, with the protein product MKRILWLVVSLCLFSHSSFANPLPVEAFASIPDVRFVSLSPDGKKIASLIRVSTNELEGQVLSIRDIKTNKDIFPLQTDNQKFVILSLTWANDDVILIESKYPSIRRGIPTTETRLMKYTLSDNKTTSVFSNHSLSRFYGYGLPQLQASVIDYLDNDPGHILMQIKGLGSKPQYESVIKVSLKTGAIKTLQPARMHIGDWLTDRQHNVRIGIYRDDTSYRIYEQKAAGEDLRILWEFEALAEDVIWPIGFDHDPNILYISAYHQGLKAIFKVNLTDPKLTKELVFHNENYDVEGWLVYSELKQKVIGLSTDIEGEYLFWDQDYIKLNNGLTAALPESHNAITQFSDDERRYIVYATGPIESGVYYFGNRDQNVLYPVAYRYSQLPPEILSTPKTVNYQARDGLAIEAFLTTPKDAIAKNLPTIIFPHGGPISYDSTTFDYWAQFLANRGYAVLQMNFRGSAGYGFNFMSSGLKNWGLEMQTDIEDGAHWLIGQGISDPKRMCIVGASYGGYAALMGVAITPDLYQCAISVAGVTDLEELVKSSRGYYNSKIVKKQIGDDYDDLYQRSPISKVASIKVPVLLIHGTKDRVVRVEQSEKMYDALKDLQKPVKYIELENGDHYLSNNQHRLTTFIEIERFLAANLGVQ